CGTTGGAGGGTGGCGAAGATGAGGTGGCTGTCGACGAGGTAAGAGAGGAAGCCTTCCATGGAGGCCTGCCACGCGTCGGAATGCGATTGGTGTTCTTGTTGAGAAACGGTGTCGTTGGTGCGGAGTCTCATGGCGACGAACCTCATCTCTTCGGTGATGCCGGTGGTCTCTCCGGGATATAGCTTCCGGTACCTCTTTCGCTTCTTCAACGTCGACTTAGGGTTCGGCTTTGGCTTAGGAGTTTGAGTGAGAGTAGTAGTAATTTCGGcgttggtgttggtgttggttGTTGCTGTTATGGATAAGCTGCAATTGCAGAACTTGTTTGGGACTGAGATTGGGAGTGGGAAGCATAGTTGTCGAATGGGTTTCGCTGTTAACCACATCGctccttcctttctttttcttccctgCTGATTGATTGATGGATACCGTTTTCAGTGCTCTGCACTTCTATGCTGCGTGTGTAATCAAATTTCATTTCTTAACCAAGAAATCCTAGTGTCCATGCCAACAATTTTAATTCTACCCTATTTCGTATTTACCCCAATCCCCACTCTATATAaacatttttacttttacttttcatCAGGTGCTAaccaagtaaaattttaaattattttaaatatgattattaaGTGTCATACTTTTgtaattctttatcttttttttgtttctttgtagATGAATAGaagcagaaaaacaaaaataataataataaaaccctaccttatataaaaagaaaaaaagtatatatatatatatatatatatatatatatatatatatatttcaaagatAAGAAGGAAATAAATTCGTGTAGCAAACACTATtaatatgaaaacaaaatttttcagTTTGGAAAAAAGCTAAAAACTAGCTTAAATATTTGCCAAACAAACTAGCTAACTAGATTAGTTACAATTAGTTGAGTAGAGGTAAGAGTAacagataaataattattaactaCATAGAGCATGTTTGAACAAGCTTTCAAATTCTTACGATTTGAGAATCGAATTCTTGTTAACATGTTTATCAACTGTGTTGAATCTTTGTTGTTGAATTAGCCAAGCTTTCAAATTAATGCAACTAAGGTTCGCTAAAAAGCTTCATAGTACCTGCGTTCACCTTTTTGCCTTGGGAAGCGTGTTTTCCCCCATTGAACGTGATTTCAACGGGTATACAAACAGACTCATACCCTCTACAAAATACCACTAACACTTACCTTAGTTGTAATTTGTAAGTTTATAACATGATTTAAATGAGGCTAATACTGAAAAATGCCTAactgaaaatttaaattcacaCATCATTTTAGTATGAACAAAGTGATGTGCCCAACAAACTGTGTTTGAAAGAGGTTTGTGAAAAACTTCACAGTTATTTTGAAATAAGATATCATATCAAACATCTATTTACTGAGGACAGCAGATGAGAGAACAATCTGTGTATAATTTAGTGAAGAATATATATACATGGCTTATATTTGTGTTTCCTATTTATGTACAAGGGACACTGATTACAATCCCTGAGGGCCACCTGACCCAAATGAAAGATTGAATGAATGGAAAAATGTACAGCTTAGGCAAGCTGAACTCTAATAGAAGGCTTTCACATGTTAGTTCACCTTGAAGcttcattaaaaatttaaaacttctaTCCATGTAGTTGATTTCACCTAGTAAGACAAGGTTTTAGTTGCTGTATCAAGTCGAACTCACATGATCTATGGACTTCCCATGCCTTTGACATATAACTGCCAATCCAAACACCTATCTAGCTCTTCTAGAGGTATTTACATATCTTCCGCTGAAACAAACGAGTTCAGGCATGGCATGCTTTTAATTTCTGCAAGAACTTTAATGTCTCCGTGTAAGAAGGGTCTAAACGGCTCACTGGTTTGCAAGAATTTATGTGATCCGTTGACTCCAATACCTgtttcaaaatttgaagataAATCAGGAAAGCAAGCACTTACACTGAATACTACAACAAGAAAAAAGTCACTTCAAATATTATTGGCCATCGCAACTGTGTTGCATAAATACCcggtaaaaaaaagaagcataccCAGTCCCTCCAAAAACGCATCTATCAACTTGTATCTCTCGTGAATTGTCACAGGGCAGTATTAACTTCCCCATTcgagtttaattttaatggaTATGCCAAAAATCACAGTAAAAGCTGCATATGTTCAGTTCCCTTGCCTTTATCAGGGGCCCAAGGTTATGATCCCCACATACTCTGTCCAATAGGACAATAGGGTAAAGAACCTCCCTAGAGCCCTCACCCGCaaagaacaaataaataaaactgaTAAAACTTTCAAGGTACTGGGCAGATCTATAACTGTAGCGAGTAGGCGAAAAGCTTGCATCTAACAAGAGATGCAGATGAACGTTGTCCAACAATTATTTCATACTACtatcaactaaaattataaaagggcacaaaataatgtttttttttcttttctaatgacTGCAAATAAATTTTGCTACATAATGCAGCTATAGGCTTATAACAGATCATGCAAAACACCGTACATAAAGGAACAAATTACACACATATAATGGgtcacacaaaataaaatggaaGTAGAATCTATGAAGTAAACAGAGTACAATAAATATCAATTTCAGAAGGGTCTTTGAAGCAGGTTAAGGTGAGAAAAAGCACAATGCCGCAATCAACTCATTATCATAACCACAAAAATAAGTGATAACTTTAAATCATTAGACAACATTGGCAATGACATTAGTTACTGCATTATATTTTCCTTTAAAGGAAAAAGGAGCCATTTTTGTTAGGCATAGTTAGTAGGAGGGCTTCCTTTTCAACTGGGAAGTTGGGTGCTTAAAGCTCAGACCTCCACCTTTGGTGGGGCTACAGCTTGGgtgaaaaaagaatttttgaACTAATTCCtttatcttttcatttcattctttttttaaaaaaaaatcaaatgagatACAATTTCACAATATACTTACAACTAATTCCCCAAATCCAGGATATGCTGACTCAATTGGTACAATTTCAGTTCGAAAGGCCCATCCACCATAACCTTCAACTATTGGAGTTACCTTGGTCTACAAAAAGCAGTCACTAACaactcaaactcatgaaaagacAGTACTATAGATATTAACAAATAACTTAACTGCTGATTACCTCACAAAAGCTGAGGACATCAAGCAACCCTTTCTTATGAAGGTGACGAATATAGTCATTAAGCTCTATCagtcttgaagatccacttctTAGCTCTCCTATCTATAAACATTAAGAACCAAGTGCTAAAAAATCTTTCAATTGTAGCAATTAtaagaatagaaaatacaagtaGGTAACTTTAAACACTAACTGTTGGAGCAGGACGAAGCACAAAGCCCATTCGCCAAGGCATATCTGCAAGTTTGCTACCAAAATGCGGGCAGCTATAAAAAACCTACAaccaaaataacattaaaagaaCCCTGCAATTTTTAAAGcatatatttaattaaggaGTCAATACTTACAATTCCTATTGTATTTTTCATGAGATTATCAAATCTTTCTTCCTTTGCTTTATGAAGAATCTGCTTCACAACCAGGCCACCCATACTGCAAACAATAAAAAGGTACATGAGACAGAACAAAGTGAGGTACAATTTGATTAAGCAAACAACTTGGTTCCCAAGACATTTGGAAAATGCAATTCAgacaaaatacataaaagaaataataaataaataaataacaagtaAGTTTGCCTTTGTCCAAAATGATTTCTAGGATAAAGTATATATTAGAAAGATAAAAGCAGTCACAGCTGGGACACAAACCACAAAAATATTCAGAAGTTGTGACCGCTTGTTCATAAGACAGAACAAAGTGACATGTAAAGCACACCTCACTATAATTCTTTCCCAAAAATAGAACAAGATagattacacacacacacacgcacccATAATCAACAGCTACTAATTTGTCCTGCATTCTTTTTTGTTACTTCAAAGTATGGTATACTTTATTTTCTACAAGTGACTggtttatttttgtcaaaaaaactGTTGGAAACTAAAAATCTATATGATTGTGTGATCAATGGGGACCAAAAAGGACAGTGGAGGAAATCATCAAGGGGATCTTAAGCTAAACAATATTTCTGAAACTTTGGTTTTTAACTGTGCCGAATGGCATCATGTGATCCATGTACCCAATCTCACCTAGTGgaataaggctttgttgttgttgattgtgaatcaatcttgatcttgaattctTAAATAATCCCtaaccaaatttacctcatgCTTTTGCCTTGGTGCCattgaatgattgaaagagAGGTAGAAATAAAAACATGGCTTAAATATATAGTTAGTCCCTATAACGTACCTACTTTGTTATTTTAGTcctcttagaaatattttttttaaaaataatccttCTAATATTCATTATTTTGGCGATAGTCCTTGTCATTACTTAGTTACCATTAATTGTTGATGTGGCTAAATAGTtgaggaaaaatagaaaaggtaTATTAGCAGAACTAAAATTAAACGGGTATATTTACATGGATTAAACCCAGAACTGTATTAACTATTAAGTGACTTGTCATTGCATGGCAGGAGGAAGCAACTGTTAATGAAAATTAGGTAACGTAATGACAAGGACTAACgccaaaaaattgaatattacaAGGAGTCAgtgactattttaaaaaataataattttaaaacaacgataaaaaaaaagtatattacaTGGATTAAACAAATTTAAGCCTAAAAACATTAAGTTGTACATGAAACCAAGCAAGGACAGTCAAGTCTTCTGTCTGCATGAATTCCCTTGTACAATTCTAAGTTCTAACAATTCATGATTGTTTAGAATCATATGTATGTACAAGTCAATAAAATATCCTTTGAAGAATGAATCACACTACACTTTCAAAAGATGAATCACatagactaaattaaaaattgtattaaGTGACGTGTCATCACAGGACAGGCGGAAGCAACAGTTAATGAAAATTAAGTAACAACAAGGACCAACGccaaaaatattgaatattacAAGtactattttaaactttttttaaaataactataataaaaaaagtgagtaTATTACATGGATTAGAAATGTTAAAGCCTAAAAACATTAAGTTGTACGTGAAACCAAGGAAGAACAGTCAAGTCTTCTGCATGAATTCCCTTGTGGAACAATTCATAATTGTTTAGAAGCATATCTatgtaaaagtaaataaaatatcctttgAAGCATGAATCACGTGCACTTTCAAAAGATGCAtgtcaatcataaaaaaatgaataagtaAACCAGTGAGTTCACAGAAGTCCAATTCCACTGCATGCATGTAATTTGAACACTCTTGGGCAGATAGACTAACCTGTGAGTAACAAAAACAACAGGTCGATTCCCAATTCCTGCAGCAACAAGCTTCTCCAATAGCATAGAACTAACTTCCtgcaaatttcaaaataaacaagTATATGAACTAGAATgtaacaagaaaacaaagaagccGTCAGTAGGCAAGTACAAGGAAAGCATAGGTAAGGATATGAAAGAAACTGCCTACTGAAACCATGTGCAGGGAGGAAATggagaaattgaaaattttaaggaTTTGACTGTAGAGatgtgaatatataattttagtgtAGTTCTGGAATTAGCACAAAGAAAGATAAACTTGATTAAGGTTGTCAAAAATCAGGAAGTATTTAGAGCTCTGTCATGCATGCCTGTAATATGCAAGCCAGAAACATGAAAAAGAACAAACTAATAATGAAGAAACTAGagaatgtaaaaaaagaaagaaagaaacttgCTCAGAACCCCTCTACTCAAATCACAGTAAAATTATTACAATCTTCATCCACAATACCAGCTTTCTTTAACCCTTAACAAGGCTCATAGAGGATAAAGACCGCAATACCAGCTTTCTTTAACCCTTAACAAGTATCAGCAACTTCCCAGATGACTAACAAACCAAGCTAATGGTAGAGAATAAAATCTGATGCTGTTtctagatttaaaaaaaatagtgtagaAAAATTGTAACCTGAAGAGGCAAGCTAGCTCCAGACCATTGTGTGAGATTAGTCTGCATAAAGCATTTAACCTAAGAGTTAGATGGAGGCAAACGGGATCACCCATGAGGCAAGCTCTAGAAAAGATGTTGGAACTAACAgcaaaaaataatgcaaaattCATAATCTAAACATCTCTTCTTAATAAGGCAAACATGTCCCAACTTTACCAAGGCAaaccttgtattttagggtaaACATCCGAGCCTCAGGAAAATCACTGGAAAGCCATTCACCAGGCCAAAAGGTTCCAAGCTTTCCTGCTTCCTCATCAATCTTCTCCACCAAAGGTGATGAAGTTGAGGATTTCTCCTCAGCTATACGCCAAGTTTTGTAAGGCCCACCACGTAGACCATGGACAAAAACTATGTCTAGTGGAGGGCAATCTGCATCTGGGTTGTTTTTAGTTGAATCATTAGAAATAGAACAGTTGCTGCCATTCACGGATTCTATTACATCCCCCATTTCAGTAGAAGTAAACAGAGATATCTCCTTTGAGAAAGCTTCTTGTTGATCTGTTTCTTTGGGACATTTCCAGTGGGGAAGATGAGAATTTATCAAGAATATCATGTCATCATAACGAGGACACgagttcctataattttttacaCCACCATCAGAAGGGCCTCCTCTTCCACTTTCAGATTTTCCATTAGGCTGGTCATtgcaaaacatatttaaaagtgCTGCCCTGGCATAGCTTTGCATTTTAAGGTCACTGCAACCTGGAATCCGCCCATTAGCACAATCATCAAGCCATTTGCACCAAGTTTCATCAACTGTGATAACCTTCTTGACTCTGGGAAGCAGTGAGAGGATGGTCAATAACCGAGCTGCATGCTTGCGGATATGAGCTGTAGGAGGAACTCGGACACTAGCTGGATCATTTACATCTGATATAGCCGGTTCCCCATCTACATTTGATATCCGCTCCTTCCCCTCATGTGCTCTAGATGATGCATCATAAGCCTCAATAGCAGCCAGTTTCTCATAATCATCACTCAATAAAAAGCGCCTCAGCAAACATAAAATCCCAAAATCAACTATCATGTCCTGACACACAGAATCTTCAGCACAAACTTCAGTCAAAGCTTTAATTCCTTTCAGGGTTGCCAAGGCAGAATCTGCAGCATCTAATTTAGGaagattatctttttttaaacttCTAAATGGTCCTGCTAAAGGTTCCAGAGACAGAAAATCTGCCAGTGGGGATGCATCCCCAGAATTAGATGCATTTCCCAACTGTTTAGCTGCCAGATTAACAACGGCACTAGATAGTTGATTGGCAACTTGTGCAGCAGAAGCAATATTTGCATTATTGATTAACGTCTGCAAAAGTTAACACAGCTAAAATGTGCATCAAAAGTTGACTTGGAATGAAGTAACACAATCAGATAAAATGAAAGGCCATTTtgatagaaagagaaagaaaaatatttcataccTTTACATTATCACTCTTAGGTTGGTTGGTTCCTTTATCATTTGATTTCTTTATAGAACTTTGTACTTCAGACAGCATCATGGCTAACCATCCTTGAGAAAGTGGTACACATGTTGGTCCATAGTCTTCCAAGATCTGAGAAAGAATCTTTATGGCTGAAGATCGTATAGTATCAGAGGAAAATTTTccaaaaacccaaggaagaagAATGCCTGACCATTTTTGACTCTCTTCAAGAGACAAACGCAGCTCCCCAGTACAAACTAGCTCCAATGCCTTTGCCATTGGTTCTTGAACCTGCTTATGCTTTGTCATCTGCTTGGCGATGTCTCTCATTGGATTAACACCCTTCTCCATCACTACCTTCTGCACTCCAGGGCTCCTCTCAACAGATAAGAGAAAGGCAGATGAAGCTACCTGAGCCAAAGAAACGTCTTCATGCTTGCATGCTTGAGATATAGTAGAAAGAAGACTGGAAGCCCAATCAGAAACAGATTCATTCAAAGGTGTATTGCGATCTTCTAATAGCAACCACACCACCAAACTTGCATGCCATTTAACAGACCTCTCCGGTGCCATTAAAGCAGACATGATAGCATTTCCATCTCGATCCAGTTCCTGAATACGAGATCTATTCAACTGTGATGCTGTTGCCCAATTTGCCAATGCCCAGGTGGCAAAAGGAACAGCAACATGTTCACAGTGCAAATCATCCCAGAGACCAGGAACAACAGCAGAAGACACATTCTTTTGTTCCGGTGAATTGTCATACTTATTTGGATATATGAGAGTTTTAGGAGTTTGATGCTTCAGTTCTTCGTGACAAGCATCACTATTGGTCCTTGAAAGCCCTAAAACAGGGGTACCTTCAAGTATCTTGATTCCAATCCCTTTCCTTCCCGACCCACCACCATCATCTTCACCTTCAGGTGGCTCATCCAAGTGCAAACCCCCGTCCTCAATAACTTCTAGGGCTGCAGCAATGTCTCTGATTTCAGCATTTCCAGGCAATGATGGCTTAAAAGATACCTCTTCAGCATTGTCACAACTGGATGTAACGATATCCATAATGGCAGCAACAAGCATGCTCCTGCCTTTCAAAGAATCAGAAATATCAAATGCACTATGTCTTGAATGCTTCTGCCACacaaaaaattcattatttcaCCACCAATGTCAAAATCAGAAAAGACACTATTCTCAGCATCTTGAGTGAAGCTTGAATTTCTACAATAAATCTAGAAGAACCACAGTACTAAGAAAACGATAATTATACTCATGCACTCACTTGTCTTCCATCCCATTTTCCACCTCCATTTCCATCTCCCTCTTTATTTCCTATCGCATCACCTATAGGATTATATATCACTTCAGAGCCTCAAGGAATAAACAAACTAAGTTCATGTTTCGGGTGACACTTGCACCCTCCAATGGAATTCAAACGGTAATCCAAACGTAACTTAATGAATAGTGCAACATTTAATATATTCAGAACCTATAATAGTTTTACTTATCAATTAACGGTTTCCATTTTCCTTAAGATTCCTGTATAATCTATCATCTCATTTAACAGATAACACCCTATTTATGAGACAAAAAGCTCTAGAATCAAGTAACACAATAGATAAAGTCCAATTGATTGTTCAGTTTGCAAATGCCAATATCAAACTAAAACGATCAAAACAATTCAGACATTAGAGAATCAGAGTTACCTTGTTATTCTTAGAACGCCGAGGCTGGCACGAGAAGATGAACCTCAGAAGACTCGGAACCGCGTGAGGTCTCCCAAGAACCGCCGCAGACACGTTAGGGTCCGCAATCAGATAAGCCAGCGCCCTCGCGGACTCCGCCTGCGTGGCGCCGCCGTCCTTCGCAACCGCCACCGAATCCAGCAGCCAGTCCACGACGGCGCCGCTGCCTGCCCCGACGATCGCGGCTCTGCGGCCGGAGTTCGCGGCGGAGATGTCCGCGAGCAGCGCCGCGACGCGAATCTCGAAGCCGGAGCGGACCTCGTGGTTCGCCGAGGACAGCACCGACCGCAGTGACTTCCAGAGTACCGCGGCGGCGACGCCGGTGCGCTTCGCGTGTTGGAAGATCCGGTCGCAGGAGTCCGCCGCCTTGCGCGCGGCGCGCTCCGCGCCCTCGTACAGTGGATTCGTTCCTCCGCCGCGATCGGAATCGGAGAGGAGCGCGGCGGAGGCGACGACGGCGGAGATGGAGACGGCGGAGAGAGCAACTACGAAGATGCGAGAGAGAGATTTGGAATGGACGGGAGAGAGCGTGTGGCGGTGATCGGTATTTGGCTGAGGGGCAATTTGGGAATTTTCTAAAGTTGTATTTGTTGGATTGATGATAGGTTTTCTTGAAGAAGAAATGTTGCGATGAAGATGGAAGCGAAGAAGGGGTCGAGTTCTAAAACAGAatctatacattttttattttaattattattattgaaattaaatgagAATTGATAATGGTTTAGGGaatgcaaagagaagagaagagaagagaagagatttttcttgacttgagtctatTGCTGTGTTGTTATGTTGTTATGATGATTGTTTGAGAAGGTGGAGGCGAGTATGGCGGGAGGGAGCATGGATGATATTCAATCTCTATATAAGAGAATTTTCTCCCACGAATATGCCATGGAACTTTTTGGATTTTGTTTCGGTCAAGACAAGATAGAGCAGTGGACTTCCCCAACAATGTTTTGGGCTTCCACCCACCTCCAAAAAGCCCAAATTACATATTATTCAACTATCATGATCCTAatgcttgtatttttttattagacaattttgtttgaataacaaaaattattataaataataaaaaaaatttccaattatttaatacatttatatattcaggattctgatattttttttattaatctggAACAATTATATGCCCGATGCATGTAcatgttttttctatttttcttatatggCTTCAAAGTTGAAATAAATGTTAGATAAATATTGTTAGACGGATGCTTtgatttatctattttatctttgTCTTCTCATCCAAAGA
The genomic region above belongs to Glycine max cultivar Williams 82 chromosome 14, Glycine_max_v4.0, whole genome shotgun sequence and contains:
- the LOC100775692 gene encoding uncharacterized protein isoform X1, with the translated sequence MYRFCFRTRPLLRFHLHRNISSSRKPIINPTNTTLENSQIAPQPNTDHRHTLSPVHSKSLSRIFVVALSAVSISAVVASAALLSDSDRGGGTNPLYEGAERAARKAADSCDRIFQHAKRTGVAAAVLWKSLRSVLSSANHEVRSGFEIRVAALLADISAANSGRRAAIVGAGSGAVVDWLLDSVAVAKDGGATQAESARALAYLIADPNVSAAVLGRPHAVPSLLRFIFSCQPRRSKNNKKHSRHSAFDISDSLKGRSMLVAAIMDIVTSSCDNAEEVSFKPSLPGNAEIRDIAAALEVIEDGGLHLDEPPEGEDDGGGSGRKGIGIKILEGTPVLGLSRTNSDACHEELKHQTPKTLIYPNKYDNSPEQKNVSSAVVPGLWDDLHCEHVAVPFATWALANWATASQLNRSRIQELDRDGNAIMSALMAPERSVKWHASLVVWLLLEDRNTPLNESVSDWASSLLSTISQACKHEDVSLAQVASSAFLLSVERSPGVQKVVMEKGVNPMRDIAKQMTKHKQVQEPMAKALELVCTGELRLSLEESQKWSGILLPWVFGKFSSDTIRSSAIKILSQILEDYGPTCVPLSQGWLAMMLSEVQSSIKKSNDKGTNQPKSDNVKTLINNANIASAAQVANQLSSAVVNLAAKQLGNASNSGDASPLADFLSLEPLAGPFRSLKKDNLPKLDAADSALATLKGIKALTEVCAEDSVCQDMIVDFGILCLLRRFLLSDDYEKLAAIEAYDASSRAHEGKERISNVDGEPAISDVNDPASVRVPPTAHIRKHAARLLTILSLLPRVKKVITVDETWCKWLDDCANGRIPGCSDLKMQSYARAALLNMFCNDQPNGKSESGRGGPSDGGVKNYRNSCPRYDDMIFLINSHLPHWKCPKETDQQEAFSKEISLFTSTEMGDVIESVNGSNCSISNDSTKNNPDADCPPLDIVFVHGLRGGPYKTWRIAEEKSSTSSPLVEKIDEEAGKLGTFWPGEWLSSDFPEARMFTLKYKTNLTQWSGASLPLQEVSSMLLEKLVAAGIGNRPVVFVTHSMGGLVVKQILHKAKEERFDNLMKNTIGIVFYSCPHFGSKLADMPWRMGFVLRPAPTIGELRSGSSRLIELNDYIRHLHKKGLLDVLSFCETKVTPIVEGYGGWAFRTEIVPIESAYPGFGELVVLESTDHINSCKPVSRLDPSYTETLKFLQKLKACHA
- the LOC100775692 gene encoding uncharacterized protein isoform X2, whose product is MYRFCFRTRPLLRFHLHRNISSSRKPIINPTNTTLENSQIAPQPNTDHRHTLSPVHSKSLSRIFVVALSAVSISAVVASAALLSDSDRGGGTNPLYEGAERAARKAADSCDRIFQHAKRTGVAAAVLWKSLRSVLSSANHEVRSGFEIRVAALLADISAANSGRRAAIVGAGSGAVVDWLLDSVAVAKDGGATQAESARALAYLIADPNVSAAVLGRPHAVPSLLRFIFSCQPRRSKNNKHSRHSAFDISDSLKGRSMLVAAIMDIVTSSCDNAEEVSFKPSLPGNAEIRDIAAALEVIEDGGLHLDEPPEGEDDGGGSGRKGIGIKILEGTPVLGLSRTNSDACHEELKHQTPKTLIYPNKYDNSPEQKNVSSAVVPGLWDDLHCEHVAVPFATWALANWATASQLNRSRIQELDRDGNAIMSALMAPERSVKWHASLVVWLLLEDRNTPLNESVSDWASSLLSTISQACKHEDVSLAQVASSAFLLSVERSPGVQKVVMEKGVNPMRDIAKQMTKHKQVQEPMAKALELVCTGELRLSLEESQKWSGILLPWVFGKFSSDTIRSSAIKILSQILEDYGPTCVPLSQGWLAMMLSEVQSSIKKSNDKGTNQPKSDNVKTLINNANIASAAQVANQLSSAVVNLAAKQLGNASNSGDASPLADFLSLEPLAGPFRSLKKDNLPKLDAADSALATLKGIKALTEVCAEDSVCQDMIVDFGILCLLRRFLLSDDYEKLAAIEAYDASSRAHEGKERISNVDGEPAISDVNDPASVRVPPTAHIRKHAARLLTILSLLPRVKKVITVDETWCKWLDDCANGRIPGCSDLKMQSYARAALLNMFCNDQPNGKSESGRGGPSDGGVKNYRNSCPRYDDMIFLINSHLPHWKCPKETDQQEAFSKEISLFTSTEMGDVIESVNGSNCSISNDSTKNNPDADCPPLDIVFVHGLRGGPYKTWRIAEEKSSTSSPLVEKIDEEAGKLGTFWPGEWLSSDFPEARMFTLKYKTNLTQWSGASLPLQEVSSMLLEKLVAAGIGNRPVVFVTHSMGGLVVKQILHKAKEERFDNLMKNTIGIVFYSCPHFGSKLADMPWRMGFVLRPAPTIGELRSGSSRLIELNDYIRHLHKKGLLDVLSFCETKVTPIVEGYGGWAFRTEIVPIESAYPGFGELVVLESTDHINSCKPVSRLDPSYTETLKFLQKLKACHA
- the LOC100775692 gene encoding uncharacterized protein isoform X3, whose translation is MYRFCFRTRPLLRFHLHRNISSSRKPIINPTNTTLENSQIAPQPNTDHRHTLSPVHSKSLSRIFVVALSAVSISAVVASAALLSDSDRGGGTNPLYEGAERAARKAADSCDRIFQHAKRTGVAAAVLWKSLRSVLSSANHEVRSGFEIRVAALLADISAANSGRRAAIVGAGSGAVVDWLLDSVAVAKDGGATQAESARALAYLIADPNVSAAVLGRPHAVPSLLRFIFSCQPRRSKNNKKHSRHSAFDISDSLKGRSMLVAAIMDIVTSSCDNAEEVSFKPSLPGNAEIRDIAAALEVIEDGGLHLDEPPEGEDDGGGSGRKGIGIKILEGTPVLGLSRTNSDACHEELKHQTPKTLIYPNKYDNSPEQKNVSSAVVPGLWDDLHCEHVAVPFATWALANWATASQLNRSRIQELDRDGNAIMSALMAPERSVKWHASLVVWLLLEDRNTPLNESVSDWASSLLSTISQACKHEDVSLAQVASSAFLLSVERSPGVQKVVMEKGVNPMRDIAKQMTKHKQVQEPMAKALELVCTGELRLSLEESQKWSGILLPWVFGKFSSDTIRSSAIKILSQILEDYGPTCVPLSQGWLAMMLSEVQSSIKKSNDKGTNQPKSDNVKTLINNANIASAAQVANQLSSAVVNLAAKQLGNASNSGDASPLADFLSLEPLAGPFRSLKKDNLPKLDAADSALATLKGIKALTEVCAEDSVCQDMIVDFGILCLLRRFLLSDDYEKLAAIEAYDASSRAHEGKERISNVDGEPAISDVNDPASVRVPPTAHIRKHAARLLTILSLLPRVKKVITVDETWCKWLDDCANGRIPGCSDLKMQSYARAALLNMFCNDQPNGKSESGRGGPSDGGVKNYRNSCPRYDDMIFLINSHLPHWKCPKETDQQEAFSKEISLFTSTEMGDVIESVNGSNCSISNDSTKNNPDADCPPLDIVFVHGLRGGPYKTWRIAEEKSSTSSPLVEKIDEEAGKLGTFWPGEWLSSDFPEARMFTLKYKTNLTQWSGASLPLQEVSSMLLEKLVAAGIGNRPVVFVTHSMGGLVVKQILHKAKEERFDNLMKNTIGIVFYSCPHFGSKLADMPWRMGFVLRPAPTIGELRSGSSRLIELNDYIRHLHKKGLLDVLSFCEVLESTDHINSCKPVSRLDPSYTETLKFLQKLKACHA
- the LOC100775692 gene encoding uncharacterized protein isoform X4 yields the protein MLVAAIMDIVTSSCDNAEEVSFKPSLPGNAEIRDIAAALEVIEDGGLHLDEPPEGEDDGGGSGRKGIGIKILEGTPVLGLSRTNSDACHEELKHQTPKTLIYPNKYDNSPEQKNVSSAVVPGLWDDLHCEHVAVPFATWALANWATASQLNRSRIQELDRDGNAIMSALMAPERSVKWHASLVVWLLLEDRNTPLNESVSDWASSLLSTISQACKHEDVSLAQVASSAFLLSVERSPGVQKVVMEKGVNPMRDIAKQMTKHKQVQEPMAKALELVCTGELRLSLEESQKWSGILLPWVFGKFSSDTIRSSAIKILSQILEDYGPTCVPLSQGWLAMMLSEVQSSIKKSNDKGTNQPKSDNVKTLINNANIASAAQVANQLSSAVVNLAAKQLGNASNSGDASPLADFLSLEPLAGPFRSLKKDNLPKLDAADSALATLKGIKALTEVCAEDSVCQDMIVDFGILCLLRRFLLSDDYEKLAAIEAYDASSRAHEGKERISNVDGEPAISDVNDPASVRVPPTAHIRKHAARLLTILSLLPRVKKVITVDETWCKWLDDCANGRIPGCSDLKMQSYARAALLNMFCNDQPNGKSESGRGGPSDGGVKNYRNSCPRYDDMIFLINSHLPHWKCPKETDQQEAFSKEISLFTSTEMGDVIESVNGSNCSISNDSTKNNPDADCPPLDIVFVHGLRGGPYKTWRIAEEKSSTSSPLVEKIDEEAGKLGTFWPGEWLSSDFPEARMFTLKYKTNLTQWSGASLPLQEVSSMLLEKLVAAGIGNRPVVFVTHSMGGLVVKQILHKAKEERFDNLMKNTIGIVFYSCPHFGSKLADMPWRMGFVLRPAPTIGELRSGSSRLIELNDYIRHLHKKGLLDVLSFCETKVTPIVEGYGGWAFRTEIVPIESAYPGFGELVVLESTDHINSCKPVSRLDPSYTETLKFLQKLKACHA